TTTGCGAGGACTTCCATTTGGGCGTAGTTCAGCTTAGGAAGGAGGATGTAGTGGCGTCCAACAATGATCAATTCGTGGACCTTGAAAGGACCCAACGACGCTTACGGTCGGACGAACTTATTGATTCTGTTAACTTGTCGGCTGTTACCGGCCACAAGTCCCACTTCCCCCCATCTGCTCGAAGGATTACCCGCGTCCTCCGGCGCCCGAGATTCCTTCTCACGGCTTCCCTTGGTGGGCCGAGCCTGCGGAACCGCGCAGGCCATTATGTTCTTGCTCGCGAGGTCATCCCTATCCCAGAACTTTTTGCACACGAGGCAATACAGCTTCCTGTTCTTCAGTTGTGTGACGTGGGAGCCACAATCCGGGCAGTTTGAGGACGTGCCTCTTGGATTGACGTAATAGACGGGCACACCGTGCCATGCCGCCTTGTAGTCAATCTGCCTTTGAATCTCTCCGAAGCTCCATGAGTTCATCCTGCCTCTGAAGGAGGATCCTTGGCCATTACCTCTTTTGAAGAGCCTCCTAATTCCTGTTAGCTTCTCCATCTTGAGTCCGAATCCTCTTTCCCTTGCGTAATCGACTATCTGCTTGGAAATGTTGTGAATCCTTTGGGTGGAACGGCTCCGCTCTCTTCTGCCGTACCTGTTTAGAAGCGCTTTTCCGATTCTGTTGTCCTTTCGCATCCTTCCAATCTTTGCCCTAATCTCTCGATATCTCTCTTTGATTTCGGCCACTTCCCTGAGCTCCGCGAATCTGCGCTCGTGACCACAAGTTGC
This window of the Candidatus Bathyarchaeia archaeon genome carries:
- a CDS encoding transposase, which encodes MSTNSGIRSFQSGLSRTVKSISVNYEASSELSSLFEDFRLMCNDAIRIAVETEPRSRFNLIQLAYSRLKEYGLHSHYILSACEVAYSHYRNKNRKSIPYVRKAFLRLDNQSYRLNHLLLRIPTTSHKFIFLTLQCGDYHLSLIDDPNLKRGSVTVTSHNVAIAFSKVISIANPLGFVGVDINERNVTISATCGHERRFAELREVAEIKERYREIRAKIGRMRKDNRIGKALLNRYGRRERSRSTQRIHNISKQIVDYARERGFGLKMEKLTGIRRLFKRGNGQGSSFRGRMNSWSFGEIQRQIDYKAAWHGVPVYYVNPRGTSSNCPDCGSHVTQLKNRKLYCLVCKKFWDRDDLASKNIMACAVPQARPTKGSREKESRAPEDAGNPSSRWGEVGLVAGNSRQVNRINKFVRP